One genomic window of Corticium candelabrum chromosome 9, ooCorCand1.1, whole genome shotgun sequence includes the following:
- the LOC134184905 gene encoding deoxyribonuclease-1-like has protein sequence MAQRRGWEEIRVAAFNIQVFGRTKMRSKKISQVLVQILSRYDIVLIQEVRDRSGKAIKELLKLVNTHATDGAYKLNISKRLGRTVSKEQYAFLYKEDSIEVVDVFQFDDTDIGDVFQRDPFSVKFRLKNSKSGLAEFAIVAIHTDPDEAKREICNLTKVHEAVSKKWDLKDVAIMGDFNADLNYVKGQDFVDIDLFTDTKFHWLIGNEEDTTVTATHAAYDRIVVTGEKLLAAIKQDSVGPFHFDEEYGLSEEEACKISDHYPIEMTLQISERIELPQLHGQLVKTSEPSQSNKVWMINEFGHKVGVPDGILKSVFNVCDDDIKTLPSHLCEIREDDCLSNNAIIAKADDTETFLISNGIKRVIADNKTVDRFHFNLDAAVVLPLIAISSIPSGKPIQYPDQALRRFRKRGKSKGHEEERTSKAKSAKT, from the exons ATGGCGCAACGACGAGGCTGGGAAGAGATACGAGTCGCTGCCTTCAACATTCAAGTGTTCGGTCGTACAAAGATGAGATCAAAGAAGATATCTCAAGTCCTGGTTCAA ATCCTTTCAAGGTATGACATCGTTCTGATTCAAGAAGTTCGTGACCGTTCTGGCAAGGCCATAAAGGAGCTACTGAAGCTCGTCAACAC TCATGCAACCGATGGAGCATACAAGTTGAATATCAGCAAACGTCTCGGTCGAACCGTTAGCAAGGAACAATATGCCTTCCTTTACAA GGAAGATAGTATTGAAGTGGTGGATGTGTTCCAGTTTGATGACACTGATATTGGAGATGTCTTTCAAAGAGATCCGTTTTCTGTCAAGTTCAGACTCAAGAATTCGAAGTCGG GTCTCGCCGAATTTGCTATCGTCGCCATTCACACCGACCCCGACGAAGCAAAGAGGGAGATATGTAACCTCACCAAG GTGCACGAGGCTGTCAGCAAGAAATGGGATCTCAAGGACGTGGCCATTATGGGCGATTTCAATGCCGACCTCAACTACGTCAAAGGCCAAGACTTTGTAGACATTGATCTGTTTACTGATACCAAATTCCATTGGCTCATTGGCAACGAAGAAGACACGACGGTGACAGCCACACATGCCGCATACGATCG GATTGTTGTGACGGGAGAGAAACTGCTGGCGGCCATAAAGCAGGATTCGGTCGGACCGTTTCACTTTGACGAAGAATACGGACTCTCGGAGGAAGAA GCATGTAAAATCAGCGATCACTATCCCATCGAGATGACCCTTCAAATATCTGAAA GAATTGAACTGCCGCAGTTGCATGGTCAGCTAGTAAAGACATCAGAACCGTCACAATCCAACAAAGTCTGGATGATCAACGAATTCGGGCATAAAGTTGGCGTACCGGACGGCATTCTAAAGTCTGTGTTTAACGTGTGCGATGACGACATCAAGACTCTCCCTTCCCATCtttgtgagatcagagaagACGACTGCCTGAGCAACAATGCGATCATAGCAAAAGCCGACGACACAGAAACCTTCCTCATTTCTAATGGAATCAAGCGAGTAATCGCTGATAACAAGACCGTCGATCGCTTTCACTTCAATCTTGatgctgctgttgtgttgcCACTTATAGCCATCAGCAGTATTCCATCTGGAAAACCGATACAGTACCCGGATCAGGCTCTACGACGTTTTAGAAAGCGAGGCAAGTCGAAAGGGCATGAAGAGGAGAGAACGTCGAAAGCCAAGAGTGCAAAAACCTAA
- the LOC134184904 gene encoding serine/threonine-protein kinase/endoribonuclease IRE1-like, translating to MSQRHSLMHRPAFVISIFLFLPFSYSLDAETVKSELQVIDADDFPRYDLLFIRTLDGALHAVNEQSGREQWAFQDEPILNVPLDHRDVGPNFLPDPTDGSLYALKNGNDGLEKLPFTIPELVQLSPCRSNDGILYTGRKNDLWFALDPTTGEKLQVLTTEGFYTTCPVLDRKRSSLYFGRTEYTVTMFNSETRKIMWNVTYKDYASSPLSSGASLPDFLLFSASDGTDGAVLVVNASTGHRMWTQTFNSPVVSIYAAGSDGQIRKMALKNVAMETLHSFLGSTVLTKHSVSHSASSEDGVEIDDIDDNEYKDLKSALYVGKHQGKLYATVCLAEEAIRLRKPNVLLIDGPSMSGDKRSNSLPFLLGLYEMPRTKSARLIPSVPQLTYEHNDASSIDKIIEPIDKRDDSPLKERMSPKHQKMPPSPEDRDFNQDVRLIPGSYIAAGIVAVVVFIALTLCLGAIGAALVLRQKGDVPVVSRERQGSDRRLSGSSASSKHSQHSSHHSDVEVLQESFHSTASGGSSSGLVSVGKISFNVRDVIGKGCEGTFVYKGTFDNRDVAVKRILPDCFSVADREVDLLRESDQHSNVVRYFCMEEDSQFRYIALELCQATVHEYIERHSHSQYNWTGLSHLRVLHQAMSGIAHLHSLGIVHRDIKPQNVLISRPNAKGEVRAMISDFGLCRKLGSGRRSLSLRSGIAGTEGWIAPEMMDSNQKVTRAVDIFSSGCVFFYVLSGGKHPFDPVLHRQANIQDRKSPKLGSIGSNLVARDLIQKMVSYIPDERPTAQAVLSDCFFWSKPKQLAFFQDVSDRIEKEPLDSVIVRALESGGLSVIKTDWKDNITEDLQQDLRKYRTYNGDSVRDLLRAMRNKKHHYRELNEGLQASLGPVPEGYITYFTSRFPMLLPHTYTSMKICSHERIFHTYYQPSTDDAT from the exons ATGAGCCAACGTCATTCCCTGATGCATCGACCGGCTTTTGTCATTTCTATCTTTCTCTTTCTACCTTTTTCTTATTCATTAGACGCAGAG ACCGTCAAGAGTGAGTTGCAAGTGATTGACGCCGACGATTTCCCGCGATACGACTTACTCTTTATTCGCACGCTCGACGGCGCTCTGCATGCCGTCAACGAGCAATCAGGACGCGAGCAGTGGGCATTCCAAGACG AACCGATATTGAACGTGCCTTTGGACCACCGAGATGTCGG gCCGAATTTTCTTCCCGATCCGACGGATGGGAGTCTGTATGCCCTGAAAAATGGAAACGATGGTCTTGAG AAACTTCCTTTCACTATTCCTGAGTTGGTCCAGTTGTCACCTTGCCGTAGCAACGATGGGATACTCTATACAG GTCGGAAGAACGATTTGTGGTTTGCACTCGATCCTACAACCGGCGAAAAGTTACAGGTTCTGACTACTGAAGGCTTTTATACCACATGTCCCGTGCTCGATAGAAAACGCAGTTCGTTATATTTTGGTCGCACAG AGTACACTGTGACTATGTTTAACAGTGAGACAAGGAAGATAATGTGGAATGTGACTTACAAGGATTACGCGTCGTCACCTTTGTCTTCGGGTGCTTCTCTTCCTG ATTTTTTGCTGTTCTCTGCAAGTGATGGTACAGATGGAGCTGTGTTGGTTGTGAATGCGAGTACAG GCCATCGTATGTGGACCCAAACATTTAATTCTCCTGTTGTCTCCATATATGCCGCCGGCTCTGACGGTCAAATCAGAAAGATGGCATTAAAGAATGTCGCCATGGAGACCCTCCATAGCTTCCTCGGCTCCACCGTTCTTACAAAGCATTCCGTTTCTCACTCAGCAAGCTCGGAAGATGGCGTGGAGATTGACGACATCGACGATAACGAATACAAAGATCTCAA ATCTGCTCTATACGTTGGTAAACATCAAGGGAAACTTTATGCGACCGTCTGTTTGGCCGAAGAGGCAATCAGATTACGG AAGCCGAACGTGCTGTTGATCGACGGACCAAGTATGAGTGGAGATAAACGGTCGAATTCTCTGCCGTTTCTACTTGGATTATACGAGATGCCGAGGACGAAATCGGCTCGTTTGATACCTTCAGTACCTCAACTGACATACGAACATAACGATGCATCAAGCATAGACAAGATCATAGAACCCATAGACAAGCGAGACGACAGTCCACTAAAGGAGAGGATGTCACCAAAGCATCAGAAGATGCCACCGTCACCGGAGGATCGCGATTTCAATCAAGACGTTCGTCTGATCCCGGGATCCTACATTGCGGCCGGTATTGTcgctgttgttgtgtttattgcATTGACGTTGTGTTTGGGAGCAATTGGAGCAGCACTTGTGCTACGACAGAAAGGCGACGTGCCGGTG GTCAGTCGAGAACGTCAGGGATCAGATCGCAGACTGAGTGGATCGTCGGCTAGTAGCAAACACAGTCAGCATAGCAGCCATCATTCGGACGTTGAAGTATTACAAGAGAGCTTTCATAGCACAG CTTCTGGTGGATCAAGCAGTGGCCTTGTTAGTGTAGGAAAGATATCGTTTAACGTCCGAGATGTCATTGGCAAGGGCTGTGAAGGGACGTTTGTGTACAA AGGCACATTTGATAACCGGGATGTCGCTGTAAAACGGATTCTTCCCGATTGTTTCAGCGTGGCTGACAGAGAGGTTGATTTGCTAAGAGAATCGGATCAGCATTCAAATGTTGTTCGCTACTTTTGTatg GAGGAAGATTCTCAATTCAGGTACATCGCTCTTGAGCTGTGCCAAGCCACTGTACACGAG TATATTGAACGGCACTCCCATAGCCAATACAACTGGACAGGCCTCAGTCATCTCAGAGTCCTTCATCAGGCAATGTCTGGTATAGCACACCTACACTCTCTGGGAATTG TGCATCGTGATATTAAGCCACAAAACGTTCTCATATCGCGACCGAATGCTAAAGGAGAAGTTCGGGCCATGATATCAGACTTTGGGTTATGCAGAAAGCTTGGGAGTGGGCGTCGGTCATTGTCATTAAGATCGGGCATCGCTGGAACGGAGGGGTGGATAGCACCAGAAATGATGGACTCGAACCAgaaagtg acGCGTGCTGTTGATATTTTCTCATCTGGTTGTGTCTTTTTCTACGTCTTGAGTGGCGGTAAACATCCGTTTGATCCGGTGCTTCATAGACAAGCGAATATACAAGACAGGAAGAGCCCTAAGTTGGGAAGCATAGGAA GCAACCTTGTGGCAAGAGATTTGATTCAGAAGATGGTGTCGTACATTCCTGATGAGAG GCCTACAGCCCAGGCAgtcctgtctgactgtttctTTTGGTCAAAGCCAAAGCAGCTTGCTTTCTTTCAG GACGTGAGCGATCGTATCGAGAAGGAGCCCTTGGACAGTGTGATCGTGAGGGCATTAGAATCCGGTGGCTTGTCGGTCATTAAGACCGACTGGAAGGACAACATCACAGAAGATCTACAGCAAG ATTTAAGAAAATATCGGACATACAACGGAGACTCGGTTCGAGACCTCCTTCGTGCCATGAGGAATAAG AAGCATCACTACAGAGAACTGAATGAAGGCCTACAGGCGTCTCTCGGTCCCGTACCTGAAGGCTACATCACATACTTCACCAGTCGATTTCCGATGCTTCTACCACACACGTACACTTCAATGAAGATCTGTAGCCACGAGAGAATATTTCACACATATTACCAACCATCAACCGACGACGCAACATAA
- the LOC134184088 gene encoding cAMP-dependent protein kinase type I-alpha regulatory subunit-like has product MAAADQSVREWEKYVNQFNIQGVLKECVVQLCMSRPDNPFKFIKEHFELLEQKHEQATGSLQKAQVVTAGGAALPPGDHDVTDDNTARPKGPRGRRGAVSAGVVTEEDAVSYVKKVIPKDYKTTNALAKAIQRNILFQHLDDSERRCVDDPVHKKRSLRYTLLVHGAAEP; this is encoded by the exons ATGGCCGCCGCCGACCAGAGCGTCCGCGAATGGGAGAAATACGTCAACCAGTTCAACATCCAGGGCGTCCTCAAGGAGTGTGTCGTGCAACTGTGCATGTCACGACCCGACAACCCGTTCAAATTCATCAAAGAACACTTCGAACTTCTCGAACAG AAACACGAGCAAGCGACGGGAAGCTTACAGAAGGCGCAGGTGGTGACTGCTGGCGGTGCTGCGTTGCCTCCCGGCGACCATGACGTCACGGATGACAACACGGCGAGACCGAAAGGTCCGCGAGGACGCCGAGGAGCAGTCAGTGCTGGAGTGGTGACGGAAGAAGATGCCGTGAGCTACGTGAAGAAG GTGATACCTAAGGATTATAAGACGACGAATGCGCTTGCTAAGGCGATTCAGAGGAATATCTTGTTTCAGCATTTGGATGACAGCGAgagaaggtgtgt TGACGACCCGGTTCACAAAAAACGTTCGTTACGTTACACTCTGTTGGTGCATGGTGCTGCAGAGCCGTAA
- the LOC134184488 gene encoding uncharacterized protein LOC134184488 — MVRSHTDPHNHWIVDLQLGECSCPVGYNGTPCKHQLVAATKYMKSTINKIPTDSPKGRQLLAGIALGKDCQPISFYSSLHQKSDEEYLQSLSVDIQWHNEDIRHSFKESAMLDDDLFQQKRQKTTMKETEIPSSGEDKNQTIETVKTSLNEVMVDLEIGLAPNMTNNDGYLIAVKKFCENYWKCRGKLTHPPTKQQRLVSALHTFGSHTGITKHRQRIRCSLQPSADENM, encoded by the coding sequence ATGGTTAGAAGCCACACAGATCCACACAACCACTGGATAGTAGACTTGCAACTAGGGGAATGCTCTTGCCCGGTAGGATACAATGGAACACCATGTAAACACCAGCTCgttgcagcaacaaaatacATGAAGTCCACCATCAACAAGATTCCAACTGATTCCCCAAAAGGACGCCAGCTCCTTGCAGGCATAGCTCTTGGAAAAGATTGCCAACCCATTAGCTTCTACAGCAGTCTTCACCAAAAGTCAGATGAAGAGTACTTGCAGTCCCTCTCTGTTGATATTCAATGGCATAATGAAGACATACGACATTCTTTCAAAGAATCAGCCATGCTGGATGATGATCTGTTCCAACAGAAAAGGCAGAAAACAACCATGAAGGAGACTGAAATACCCAGTAGTGGTGAAGACAAGAATCAGACAATcgagacagtcaaaacaagtctcaATGAAGTCATGGTTGACCTAGAAATTGGACTTGCCCCCAACATGACAAATAATGATGGGTATCTGATAGCTGTTAAAAAGTTTTGTGAAAACTACTGGAAATGTCGAGGAAAATTAACACATCCACCGACCAAGCAGCAGCGGTTGGTTTCAGCATTACACACTTTTGGCAGTCATACAGGGATAACAAAGCACAGGCAAAGAATTCGGTGCAGCCTACAGCCCTCAGCAGACGAAAACATGTAA